TGCGGCGTCAACATTGGCATCTATTATGTTTAAAACATAAAAGCCCAAGGTTACTAGGGCAGATAAATCTCGATTACGTTGATAGAATTTTTGACCTGCAATAAGTCTGCTATCGTCTAAATATTGAAACTCGTCATTATTGTAGCCTTCCAGTCTTCGTTTGTAGGCATCTCTATATTGATGGTATTTTTTATTGTTATCAATATAGAAATATAAACTTGTTCCGATAGCTCCATAAACAAGGGGGATTTTCCAATATTTTTTATTGTATGCTTGTCCTAAACCTGGTAAAATAGCCGAGTAAAAAGCGGC
The nucleotide sequence above comes from Flavobacterium branchiarum. Encoded proteins:
- a CDS encoding DUF5683 domain-containing protein gives rise to the protein MNKVISIGLLFFLLGSTTVFAQSKKEEAPLIAKDTLKSVDIDPLTPAKAAFYSAILPGLGQAYNKKYWKIPLVYGAIGTSLYFYIDNNKKYHQYRDAYKRRLEGYNNDEFQYLDDSRLIAGQKFYQRNRDLSALVTLGFYVLNIIDANVDAALIQFNVNERLSLRPQIYPDDVTLRPNVGLTFNYHF